The following are from one region of the Flexibacter flexilis DSM 6793 genome:
- a CDS encoding alkylphosphonate utilization protein, with protein sequence MEVRDSNGTLLQEGDSVHVIKDLKVKGSSAVIKRGKVVKNISLTNNPEEVEGRVDKVQMVLKTCFLKKV encoded by the coding sequence ATGGAAGTAAGAGATAGCAACGGCACTTTGTTGCAAGAAGGCGATTCGGTACACGTAATCAAGGATTTGAAAGTGAAAGGCTCTTCGGCGGTGATCAAACGCGGAAAAGTAGTAAAAAACATCAGCCTAACGAACAATCCTGAAGAGGTGGAAGGCCGTGTGGACAAAGTACAAATGGTTCTGAAAACTTGCTTCCTGAAGAAAGTATAG
- the cmk gene encoding (d)CMP kinase produces the protein MRKIIIAIDGYSACGKSSTAKMVAARMGYAYIDTGAMYRAVTLYFKENHVQITNEKEVEKALNEIQITFRHNDKNNQNETYLNGLNVENEIRKMYISEQVSEVSALPQVRHAMVAQQQRMGKKRGIVMDGRDIGTMVFPDAELKIFMEADMQVRAVRRQQELLEKKQMVNLEDIVKNLEHRDHLDTTRKESPLVRAQDAYLLDSSYITLEEQVEIVVNMAVSEILVLEGRA, from the coding sequence ATGCGAAAGATAATCATTGCCATAGATGGCTATTCGGCTTGCGGCAAAAGCAGCACGGCCAAAATGGTGGCGGCTCGTATGGGCTATGCCTACATTGATACGGGTGCGATGTACCGAGCAGTTACTTTGTATTTTAAGGAAAATCACGTGCAAATCACCAACGAAAAAGAGGTGGAAAAAGCACTCAACGAAATTCAAATCACATTTAGGCACAACGACAAAAACAACCAAAATGAGACGTACCTCAACGGCCTAAACGTAGAAAATGAAATACGCAAAATGTACATCTCTGAGCAGGTAAGCGAAGTAAGTGCCTTGCCGCAAGTGCGTCACGCGATGGTAGCTCAACAGCAACGTATGGGCAAAAAGCGGGGCATTGTCATGGACGGCCGCGACATCGGGACAATGGTATTCCCTGATGCCGAGCTTAAAATATTTATGGAAGCAGATATGCAGGTTCGTGCCGTACGCCGCCAACAAGAACTGTTGGAGAAAAAACAAATGGTGAATCTGGAGGATATTGTCAAGAATCTGGAACACCGCGACCATCTGGACACTACGCGCAAAGAAAGCCCGTTGGTGCGTGCACAAGATGCTTATTTGCTGGATAGCAGCTACATCACCCTCGAAGAACAAGTAGAAATTGTGGTGAATATGGCCGTTTCGGAAATCTTGGTACTGGAAGGCAGGGCTTAA
- the rfaD gene encoding ADP-glyceromanno-heptose 6-epimerase: MIVVTGAAGFIGSVLIGRLNKEGFNAIVAVDDFSKEAKKLNYEHKNIKAFVPREQFVEWLAANQQEVEFIFHIGARTDTTEFDREVFNKLNLHYTQAVWQACCRYQIPLVYASSAATYGLGEHGYDDNEAIIPQLKPLNPYGDSKNDFDKWALTQAEKPFFWAGLKFFNVYGPNEYHKGRMASVIWHTYQQIKKNGEMKLFRSHNPDYRDGEQMRDFVYVKDLVEVCMFLMHHRKNSGIYNLGSGKARTFLDLAKNTFKAMQVAENISFVDTPADIRDKYQYFTEANMSKLRSIGYEKPFHTLEEGVADYVTNYLVAEKYY, from the coding sequence ATGATAGTAGTAACTGGTGCAGCAGGTTTTATTGGTAGTGTACTGATTGGCCGCCTTAACAAAGAAGGCTTTAATGCGATTGTGGCTGTAGATGATTTTTCAAAAGAGGCCAAAAAACTCAATTACGAACATAAAAATATAAAAGCGTTTGTGCCGCGTGAGCAGTTCGTGGAATGGCTGGCTGCCAACCAACAAGAAGTAGAATTTATCTTCCATATCGGCGCACGTACAGACACCACAGAGTTTGACCGCGAGGTATTTAACAAACTGAACTTGCATTACACGCAGGCCGTTTGGCAGGCTTGTTGCCGCTACCAAATTCCGTTGGTGTATGCCTCGTCAGCGGCAACTTACGGCTTGGGCGAACACGGCTACGACGACAACGAAGCGATTATTCCACAACTTAAACCGTTGAACCCTTACGGCGATTCTAAAAATGATTTTGATAAATGGGCTTTGACGCAAGCCGAAAAGCCATTTTTCTGGGCAGGATTAAAGTTTTTTAACGTATATGGACCTAACGAATATCACAAAGGCCGCATGGCTTCGGTGATCTGGCACACCTATCAACAAATCAAGAAAAACGGCGAAATGAAACTGTTCCGTTCGCATAACCCCGACTACCGCGACGGCGAACAAATGCGCGATTTCGTGTACGTGAAAGACTTGGTGGAAGTGTGTATGTTCTTGATGCACCATCGCAAAAACTCAGGGATTTACAACTTGGGCAGTGGCAAGGCACGTACATTCTTGGACTTAGCGAAAAATACATTTAAAGCGATGCAAGTGGCCGAAAATATTAGTTTTGTGGACACGCCCGCCGACATTCGGGACAAATACCAGTATTTTACGGAAGCCAATATGAGCAAGTTGCGCAGCATTGGTTATGAGAAACCGTTTCATACGTTGGAAGAAGGCGTTGCCGATTATGTAACCAATTATTTGGTGGCAGAGAAATATTATTAG
- a CDS encoding porin family protein, with amino-acid sequence MKKIVLMASLLMSLSYAASAQLKFGLRVAPNIAFNRVADKKSDDGVSYDNNGAGVRFSAGVVADYFFSERAAFSTGLWYTAKRAGIKASWAGGSTKVAYNNQFVQLPVSLKFYTDDLNDGMKLYFQLGGTIDVKISEKLKEGTVAKPDEKYFLPVDAGLLLGSGIEMELSESTKFFTGLSYNRGLLNMVKDSDSRKAYRLGQSLLSIEAGLKF; translated from the coding sequence ATGAAAAAAATCGTCTTAATGGCTTCTTTGCTAATGAGCCTTTCGTATGCGGCATCTGCGCAACTTAAATTCGGTTTGCGTGTAGCTCCTAATATTGCTTTTAACCGTGTGGCGGATAAGAAAAGCGATGACGGCGTTAGCTATGACAATAATGGTGCAGGCGTGCGTTTCAGTGCAGGTGTAGTGGCAGACTATTTCTTTTCGGAAAGAGCTGCATTCTCTACGGGTCTTTGGTACACGGCCAAACGTGCTGGTATTAAGGCCTCTTGGGCTGGCGGTTCGACTAAAGTCGCTTACAACAACCAATTTGTTCAGTTGCCAGTGAGTCTTAAATTCTATACCGACGATCTGAACGACGGTATGAAACTTTACTTCCAATTGGGTGGTACGATTGACGTGAAAATTTCTGAAAAACTAAAAGAAGGCACAGTAGCAAAACCAGATGAGAAATATTTCTTGCCTGTAGATGCAGGCTTGCTCTTGGGTTCGGGTATAGAAATGGAGTTGAGTGAATCTACTAAATTCTTTACGGGCTTGAGCTACAACCGCGGCTTATTGAACATGGTAAAAGATTCTGATTCTCGCAAAGCCTATCGCTTGGGTCAATCACTTCTTTCTATTGAAGCAGGTTTGAAGTTCTAA
- a CDS encoding YfhO family protein: MKNINFKQDVLPHLLAIAVFLLLVVVYFEPAVLGGKQLKQSDAVQWSGGAQEINAYRDKTGKEALWTNSMFAGMPAYTISIVYSGELLEHIEKAMRVGLPYPTSIIFVSMLCFYTMMLAFGVRPYMAIIGAIAFTFFSFTIVSIEAGHNSKLRAMSFAPLVLAGIALAFRGKNLWGFVLAALGVALQVRAGHYQITYYLGFIVLFWGISELIISVKEGKIKSFAISTALLLVAAGLGIATNAARLWTLQEYTPLSMRGKTELTVKDDNKPKDGGLDRKYVFDWSNSKMETFTLLIPSFYGGSSGESYDKNSAVARALQQNGISKEQFPQAPYYWGDQPFTSGPVYAGAIICFLFVLGLLIVDKRYRYWLAAATLLSLILTWGRNFESFNYFLFDHFPAYNKFRAVTMAIFIAQLCLPLMALLTLKTWLESPFSEKLQKQLFIAVGVTGGLALIFALVPSIAGNFSSANDEQIRSQAPWLVQAIMEDRESMLRGDAFRSLVFILLSGGVLWLLLKKKLQPVWGIVAIGVLVVFDIWVVDKRYVNKDNFERKEQYASTFEPTPADQVILKDQSLHYRVSNLQNPFTETRTSYFHHSLGGYSPAKIRRYQDLIENNLQREIGTVIGALQQQNMTYEAINNVLKEQKVLAMLNTKYFLAGTDANAVISNPYAMGTAWFVSGTKAVGSPDEEIAALNQQFEPAVTAIFDKNKFTLKNNSFDTTGAHIRLVAATPNHLEYESDNAHNGLAVFSEIYYGAGWKASIDGAPAEHLRVNYILRGMEVPAGKHKIIFDFVPESYTKGNTISLIASLAVILLMVGGVAMGLRSATVKPKE, from the coding sequence ATGAAAAATATCAACTTTAAGCAAGACGTACTACCGCATTTGTTGGCGATTGCCGTTTTTTTACTGTTAGTAGTCGTGTATTTTGAACCTGCCGTGTTGGGAGGCAAGCAACTCAAACAATCCGATGCCGTGCAGTGGTCGGGTGGCGCACAAGAAATCAACGCTTATCGCGACAAAACAGGCAAAGAAGCCCTTTGGACCAATTCGATGTTTGCGGGTATGCCAGCTTACACGATTTCTATTGTTTATTCGGGCGAACTACTCGAACACATCGAAAAAGCCATGCGCGTAGGTTTACCCTACCCCACGTCTATTATTTTCGTTAGTATGCTTTGCTTCTATACCATGATGTTGGCTTTTGGCGTAAGGCCGTACATGGCCATTATTGGGGCAATTGCTTTTACATTTTTCTCCTTTACCATTGTCAGTATCGAGGCGGGGCACAATAGTAAGTTGCGTGCCATGAGCTTTGCGCCGTTGGTGCTGGCGGGTATTGCGTTGGCATTCAGAGGTAAAAACCTTTGGGGCTTTGTATTGGCGGCTTTGGGCGTAGCCCTGCAAGTACGCGCAGGCCACTACCAAATCACGTATTATTTAGGTTTTATCGTGCTTTTCTGGGGTATTAGCGAGCTAATTATTTCTGTAAAAGAAGGAAAAATAAAATCTTTTGCCATCTCTACTGCGTTGCTTTTGGTAGCGGCAGGTCTGGGTATTGCCACGAACGCCGCACGCCTCTGGACGCTGCAAGAATATACGCCACTTTCGATGCGCGGCAAAACCGAACTAACGGTAAAAGACGACAACAAACCCAAAGATGGAGGTCTTGACCGCAAATATGTATTCGATTGGAGTAACTCCAAAATGGAAACTTTCACGCTCCTGATTCCGAGTTTTTACGGCGGAAGCAGTGGTGAAAGCTATGACAAAAATTCTGCCGTAGCGCGTGCCTTACAACAAAACGGCATTAGCAAAGAGCAGTTCCCGCAAGCTCCGTACTATTGGGGCGACCAGCCTTTTACTTCTGGGCCAGTGTATGCAGGCGCGATTATTTGCTTTTTGTTCGTGCTGGGCCTGCTCATCGTGGACAAACGCTACCGCTATTGGTTGGCTGCCGCTACATTGCTTTCGCTGATACTGACTTGGGGACGCAATTTTGAATCGTTCAATTATTTCTTGTTCGACCATTTCCCTGCTTACAACAAATTCAGAGCCGTAACAATGGCGATTTTCATTGCGCAACTTTGCTTGCCGCTGATGGCTTTGTTGACTTTGAAAACTTGGTTAGAAAGTCCTTTCTCCGAAAAACTCCAAAAACAATTGTTCATTGCGGTAGGTGTTACGGGTGGTTTAGCCTTAATTTTTGCCCTTGTGCCAAGTATTGCAGGTAATTTTAGTTCTGCTAACGACGAGCAAATCCGCAGCCAAGCCCCTTGGTTGGTGCAGGCCATCATGGAAGACCGCGAATCTATGTTGCGCGGCGATGCGTTCCGTAGTTTGGTATTTATTTTGCTTTCGGGCGGAGTGCTTTGGCTTTTGCTCAAAAAGAAATTGCAACCTGTTTGGGGCATTGTGGCCATTGGCGTGCTGGTGGTGTTTGATATTTGGGTAGTGGACAAACGTTATGTGAACAAAGATAATTTTGAAAGAAAAGAACAATATGCTAGCACGTTTGAGCCAACGCCTGCCGACCAAGTGATTTTGAAAGACCAATCGTTACACTACCGCGTGTCGAACTTACAAAATCCGTTTACAGAAACGCGTACTTCGTATTTTCATCATTCGTTGGGTGGTTATAGCCCTGCCAAAATCCGTCGTTATCAAGATCTTATCGAAAATAACTTGCAACGCGAAATTGGGACAGTAATCGGAGCTTTGCAACAACAAAACATGACTTACGAGGCCATCAACAATGTATTGAAAGAGCAAAAAGTATTAGCCATGCTCAATACGAAATATTTCTTGGCAGGTACTGACGCGAATGCCGTTATCTCAAATCCGTATGCGATGGGTACGGCTTGGTTTGTATCTGGTACAAAAGCGGTGGGTTCGCCAGATGAAGAAATTGCAGCGTTGAACCAGCAGTTTGAACCAGCAGTTACGGCTATTTTTGACAAAAATAAATTTACGCTCAAAAACAATAGCTTTGACACAACAGGCGCACACATTCGTTTGGTAGCTGCTACGCCAAATCATTTGGAGTACGAGTCGGACAATGCGCACAATGGCTTGGCCGTATTTTCAGAAATCTATTACGGTGCTGGTTGGAAAGCCAGCATTGATGGTGCACCAGCCGAACATTTGCGCGTAAACTATATTTTGCGTGGCATGGAAGTGCCTGCGGGCAAGCACAAAATCATATTTGATTTTGTGCCAGAATCTTATACAAAAGGTAATACCATTTCACTTATCGCTTCGTTGGCTGTAATCTTGCTAATGGTCGGTGGTGTGGCAATGGGTTTGCGTTCGGCTACAGTGAAGCCCAAAGAGTAG
- a CDS encoding type II toxin-antitoxin system antitoxin SocA domain-containing protein: protein MITNTLSQEQIGLRIVAIRKQKELSQEQLSKLLDISRPSLAQIELGNRSISALELQRLALVLHFSLDDFMSESFSVDKLQRDNSIAHATAQEAIRISVPELQIQKLKNVLLYVLEYCAGKPNVGETVLYKLLYFSDFNYYELYEEHLTGSKYRKLPFGPVPYSLDKVINEMLESQQIQRIKTHYHGYTQTRYIPLEKADLLQLKASETAVMDYVLKQMADWSAKAISEYSHGDLPWQATDEGKEIDYELAFYREQPYSVRVYDENEE from the coding sequence ATGATAACTAATACGCTTTCCCAAGAACAAATAGGCCTGAGAATAGTCGCTATTCGTAAACAAAAAGAGTTATCACAAGAACAGCTTTCTAAGTTACTGGACATATCCAGACCCTCTTTAGCCCAAATAGAATTAGGAAATAGAAGTATAAGTGCTTTGGAGTTGCAAAGATTAGCATTAGTGCTTCATTTCTCTCTTGATGATTTTATGTCAGAATCATTTAGTGTAGATAAACTACAAAGAGATAATTCTATTGCTCATGCAACAGCGCAGGAGGCAATTCGTATTTCTGTGCCTGAGCTGCAAATACAAAAGCTCAAAAATGTATTGTTGTATGTATTGGAGTATTGTGCAGGGAAACCGAATGTAGGAGAAACGGTATTATATAAATTGCTGTATTTTTCTGATTTTAACTATTACGAATTATACGAAGAACATTTGACTGGAAGTAAATATCGCAAACTACCATTTGGGCCTGTACCTTATAGTTTGGATAAGGTAATCAATGAAATGTTAGAAAGCCAGCAAATACAACGTATTAAAACGCACTATCACGGTTATACTCAAACACGGTATATTCCATTGGAGAAAGCAGATTTGCTTCAACTCAAAGCGAGTGAAACAGCCGTTATGGACTATGTACTTAAGCAAATGGCAGACTGGTCGGCGAAAGCGATTAGCGAGTATTCGCATGGCGATTTGCCTTGGCAAGCCACAGATGAAGGCAAAGAAATTGATTATGAATTGGCTTTTTATAGAGAGCAGCCCTATTCGGTGAGAGTGTATGACGAAAACGAAGAATAA
- the clpB gene encoding ATP-dependent chaperone ClpB encodes MNFNNYTIKSQEAIQKATEIAASAGQQAIETGHLLQAILVSDENMIAFLLKKLNINRNLLETKLGEALQSYARTDGSPYLANDAAAALQKATSFLKEFGDEYVAIEHILLGLLAGKDRIAQAMKDAGFAEKELKLAIKELRGNARVTDQHAEGKYKSLERYSKNLNELAKAGKIDPVIGRDEEIRRVLQILSRRTKNNPILLGEPGVGKTAIVEGLAQRIVSGDVPENLKTKTLVSLDMGLLVAGAKYKGEFEERLKTVIKEVTDSDGEIILFIDEIHTLIGAGGGGESAMDAANLLKPALARGELHTIGATTLKEYQKYVEKDKALERRFQAVMVDEPSVPDAISILRGIKEKYELHHGVRIKDDAVIAAVELSHRYISDRFLPDKAIDLMDEAASKLRIEIDSMPEELDEVQRKIMQLEIEREAIRRENDTEKEQTLSKEIAELTEVRNDLKAKWQNEKNVIEAIQREKENIEKLKLEADQAERQGDYGKVAELRYGSIRDAEQRLEVLNKQVQEKQGENAMLKEVVTAEDIAEVVAKWTGIPVNKMLQSDRDKLLNLEAELGKRVAGQDTAIEAIADAVRRSRAGLQDPKRPIGSFIFLGTTGVGKTELAKALAEYLFNDDNALVRIDMSEFQERHAVSRLIGAPPGYVGYDEGGQLTEAVRRKPYSVVLLDEIEKAHPDVFNILLQVLDDGRLTDNKGRVANFKNTIIIMTSNIGAHLIQENFSHLTETNEEDVVFETREQVFELLKKTIRPEFLNRIDEIVMFKPLSRKEMRKIVQIQFKQIQQRLAESGIRLESEPEVLDYLAEVGYDPQFGARPLKRVLQRRILNELSKEILSGRVNKDSVVGIVLDDDKNIQFVNLDKVEL; translated from the coding sequence ATGAACTTTAATAACTATACCATCAAATCGCAGGAAGCCATCCAAAAGGCAACCGAAATTGCGGCCTCAGCAGGTCAGCAAGCGATAGAAACAGGCCATTTGCTGCAAGCTATTCTTGTTTCGGACGAAAACATGATAGCTTTCTTACTCAAAAAACTCAACATTAACCGCAACCTATTAGAAACCAAACTCGGCGAGGCGTTACAATCGTACGCACGCACCGACGGAAGTCCGTATTTGGCCAACGATGCCGCCGCCGCTTTGCAAAAAGCAACTTCTTTTCTGAAAGAATTTGGCGATGAGTATGTAGCCATCGAACATATTTTGTTGGGCTTGTTGGCGGGTAAAGACCGCATTGCGCAGGCCATGAAAGACGCAGGTTTTGCGGAAAAAGAATTGAAATTGGCCATCAAAGAATTGCGCGGCAATGCTCGCGTAACCGACCAACACGCCGAAGGCAAATACAAATCCTTAGAGCGTTATTCCAAAAACCTGAACGAGTTGGCCAAAGCGGGTAAAATAGACCCCGTAATTGGGCGCGACGAAGAAATACGCCGCGTGTTGCAGATTTTGAGCCGCCGTACTAAAAACAATCCTATTTTGCTTGGAGAGCCTGGTGTTGGTAAAACGGCTATCGTGGAAGGTTTGGCGCAACGTATCGTAAGCGGAGACGTTCCCGAAAACCTTAAAACCAAAACATTAGTATCTTTGGACATGGGGCTTTTGGTGGCTGGAGCTAAATACAAAGGCGAGTTTGAAGAACGTTTAAAGACTGTAATAAAGGAAGTTACGGACTCTGACGGCGAAATAATTTTGTTCATAGACGAAATACATACGCTCATTGGTGCGGGCGGTGGTGGCGAAAGTGCCATGGACGCGGCCAATTTGCTCAAACCAGCCTTAGCGCGTGGCGAACTGCATACGATTGGGGCTACTACCTTGAAAGAGTACCAAAAGTATGTAGAAAAAGATAAGGCTTTGGAACGTCGTTTTCAGGCCGTTATGGTGGACGAACCCTCTGTTCCTGATGCCATTTCGATTTTGAGAGGGATAAAAGAAAAATATGAGTTGCATCACGGCGTGCGCATCAAAGACGATGCGGTAATCGCAGCCGTTGAGCTTTCGCACCGCTATATTTCGGATAGATTTTTGCCCGACAAAGCCATTGACCTCATGGACGAGGCCGCCTCTAAATTGCGTATCGAAATAGATTCGATGCCCGAAGAGTTGGACGAAGTGCAACGCAAAATAATGCAACTCGAAATTGAACGTGAGGCCATCAGGCGCGAAAACGACACGGAAAAAGAACAAACGCTTTCCAAAGAAATAGCCGAGCTTACGGAAGTTCGCAACGATTTGAAAGCCAAATGGCAAAACGAGAAAAACGTAATTGAGGCCATTCAGCGCGAAAAAGAAAACATTGAAAAACTCAAGTTGGAAGCCGACCAAGCCGAAAGACAAGGCGACTACGGCAAAGTGGCTGAGTTGCGCTATGGTTCGATTCGCGATGCCGAGCAACGTTTGGAAGTGCTAAACAAGCAAGTACAAGAAAAGCAAGGCGAAAACGCCATGCTCAAAGAAGTGGTTACCGCCGAAGACATTGCGGAAGTAGTGGCCAAATGGACTGGTATTCCCGTAAACAAAATGTTGCAAAGCGACCGCGACAAACTTTTGAATTTGGAAGCGGAATTGGGCAAACGCGTAGCGGGGCAAGATACTGCAATTGAGGCAATTGCCGACGCGGTACGCCGCAGCCGTGCGGGTTTGCAAGACCCAAAACGTCCGATTGGTTCGTTCATTTTCTTGGGCACGACGGGCGTAGGTAAAACCGAGTTGGCGAAGGCACTGGCCGAATATTTGTTCAATGACGATAACGCGCTGGTGCGTATCGACATGAGCGAGTTCCAAGAACGCCACGCCGTGAGCCGCCTCATTGGTGCGCCTCCCGGATATGTGGGTTACGACGAAGGCGGACAATTGACCGAAGCCGTGCGCCGCAAACCGTACAGTGTGGTGTTGCTCGACGAGATAGAAAAAGCGCACCCCGACGTATTCAACATTTTGTTGCAGGTGCTCGACGACGGTCGCCTCACCGACAACAAAGGCCGTGTAGCCAATTTCAAAAACACGATTATCATTATGACCTCCAACATTGGGGCGCATTTGATACAAGAAAACTTCTCGCACCTGACCGAAACCAACGAAGAAGACGTGGTTTTTGAGACACGCGAACAGGTTTTTGAACTTTTGAAAAAGACGATACGTCCAGAGTTTTTGAACCGTATTGATGAAATCGTGATGTTCAAACCGCTTTCGCGCAAGGAAATGCGCAAGATTGTGCAAATCCAGTTCAAACAAATTCAGCAGCGTTTGGCCGAAAGTGGCATTCGTTTGGAGTCAGAACCTGAAGTGTTGGATTATTTGGCGGAAGTGGGCTACGACCCACAATTTGGCGCAAGGCCGCTCAAACGTGTGTTGCAACGCCGTATCCTGAACGAACTTTCCAAAGAGATTTTGTCGGGACGTGTGAATAAAGATTCGGTGGTGGGCATCGTGCTCGACGACGACAAGAATATTCAGTTCGTGAATTTAGACAAAGTAGAGTTGTAA
- a CDS encoding ATP-binding protein, translating into MNFKDLKRIVAAGENQHVEFKRKAAHPDKIMKEIVAFANTEGGGLLLLGVEDNKTIYGFANPDEEEYTIENAIQKYCYPIPDYRLYRVPISDEVSVLALEIKEGTQKPYSVLYDFEQKLGKVYVRVADRSIQASREVREILKIRAQGRSIRFLFGEKEKLLLEYLDKHPYITLETFAALAGIKSKVASRTLVLLVINGILQIHPYEEGQDQYTLKTVAGAE; encoded by the coding sequence ATGAACTTCAAAGACCTCAAACGCATTGTGGCCGCAGGCGAAAACCAACACGTTGAGTTTAAGCGCAAAGCGGCTCACCCCGACAAAATCATGAAAGAGATTGTGGCTTTTGCAAATACAGAAGGCGGCGGCTTGTTGCTGCTCGGCGTGGAAGACAACAAAACGATTTATGGTTTTGCCAATCCCGACGAAGAAGAATATACCATTGAAAATGCTATCCAAAAATATTGTTATCCTATTCCAGACTACCGTTTGTACCGTGTGCCGATTTCTGATGAGGTTTCGGTATTGGCTTTGGAAATAAAAGAAGGCACGCAAAAGCCATATTCGGTACTTTATGATTTTGAACAAAAGTTAGGGAAAGTGTATGTGCGCGTGGCCGACCGCAGCATTCAGGCCAGCCGCGAAGTGCGCGAAATCCTGAAAATCAGGGCACAAGGCCGAAGCATTCGTTTTTTGTTCGGGGAAAAAGAAAAACTTTTATTGGAGTATCTGGACAAACACCCTTACATCACACTGGAAACTTTCGCGGCATTGGCGGGCATCAAATCCAAAGTTGCTTCACGGACATTGGTGTTGTTGGTTATCAATGGCATTTTGCAAATTCACCCGTACGAAGAAGGGCAAGACCAATACACACTTAAAACGGTGGCGGGGGCGGAGTAA
- a CDS encoding tetratricopeptide repeat protein, which yields MAEPKEVRKQDIPQPKEISHKEFVRHFQSCTEKKFGRFCFITGAGTSFTSKIPTGATLAKRWLTEIYDENWKKQKGITDDNAPTHYSAIYEKRFEIDPKEGAATLEELMADKEPSVGYSILAQILSKTPHRLVITTNFDSLIEDALFIYTDAKPLVLGHYALANYVNIFSKRPIIAKIHQDLLFDPKNNPEDTSQLDENWEHSLTKVLENYTPIVIGYGGNDGSLMDFLRNQKQPKGMFWLYREADGKPRQEILDLVASYSGSIVPINGFDEIMFALNETLGFPLLNNVIEEKAEKRANAYKKQVDELRKNADTETKEAIITAAKQQPEDWWSWQLQINEEKDPDKQNEMYLEGINLFPNSTGLINNYAVFLYITYQDYDNAKEYYLKALAQEPNNASFYSNYAIFLNTIHQDYDKAENLYNKALIQKPNDAGFLNNYALFLLDIRKDYDKADEYFLKGIIIDPDDANIFGNYAKNKIVQGLYPEAQELIYKAFELNNNEENSILLELWFYRYAIFWEQDLAQAAQAIQQLLDKGIRLPYFNLEVVCQRAQELKHPDMAQVLAFQQAINTPPPIK from the coding sequence ATGGCCGAACCGAAAGAAGTCCGCAAACAAGACATACCACAACCCAAAGAAATCTCTCACAAAGAGTTTGTTCGTCATTTTCAATCTTGTACCGAAAAGAAATTCGGGCGATTTTGTTTTATCACAGGTGCAGGTACGTCTTTCACCTCCAAAATTCCTACGGGAGCAACATTGGCCAAACGCTGGCTAACAGAAATTTATGACGAGAATTGGAAAAAGCAAAAAGGAATCACCGACGACAACGCACCCACTCATTACAGTGCCATTTACGAAAAAAGATTTGAGATAGACCCCAAAGAAGGCGCAGCGACCCTCGAAGAACTCATGGCCGACAAAGAACCCAGCGTAGGGTATTCTATTTTGGCGCAAATACTCTCCAAAACGCCACACCGTTTGGTCATTACAACGAATTTCGATAGCCTCATAGAAGACGCGCTATTCATTTATACCGATGCCAAACCTTTGGTATTGGGGCATTATGCCTTAGCCAATTACGTGAATATCTTTTCCAAACGCCCCATCATCGCCAAAATACACCAAGACCTTCTGTTTGACCCCAAAAACAACCCAGAGGATACAAGCCAACTCGACGAAAACTGGGAGCATAGTCTTACCAAAGTGCTGGAAAACTACACGCCTATCGTAATAGGCTACGGTGGCAACGATGGTAGCCTCATGGATTTTCTGAGAAATCAAAAACAACCCAAAGGAATGTTTTGGCTGTATAGAGAAGCTGACGGCAAGCCGCGACAAGAAATTTTGGACTTGGTGGCAAGCTACAGCGGAAGTATTGTGCCGATTAATGGTTTTGATGAAATAATGTTTGCACTCAACGAAACACTTGGTTTCCCTCTGCTCAATAATGTCATTGAGGAAAAAGCCGAAAAACGCGCCAACGCTTACAAAAAGCAAGTAGATGAACTTCGTAAGAATGCGGATACCGAAACCAAAGAAGCCATCATCACGGCGGCCAAACAACAGCCCGAAGATTGGTGGTCTTGGCAACTACAAATCAATGAGGAGAAAGACCCCGACAAGCAAAATGAAATGTATTTGGAAGGAATAAATCTATTTCCTAATAGTACTGGACTAATCAACAACTATGCTGTTTTCCTTTACATTACTTATCAAGACTACGATAACGCAAAGGAATATTATCTTAAAGCCTTAGCACAAGAACCTAACAACGCTAGTTTTTATAGTAACTATGCTATTTTCCTTAATACTATTCATCAAGACTACGATAAAGCAGAGAATCTTTATAATAAAGCTTTAATACAAAAACCTAATGATGCTGGTTTTCTAAATAACTATGCACTTTTTCTTTTAGATATTCGCAAAGATTACGATAAAGCAGATGAGTATTTCCTAAAAGGAATAATTATAGACCCTGATGACGCAAACATTTTTGGTAATTATGCCAAAAACAAAATAGTACAAGGCTTATACCCCGAAGCCCAAGAGCTTATCTATAAGGCTTTTGAGTTAAATAATAATGAAGAAAATAGTATCTTATTAGAACTTTGGTTTTATCGCTATGCTATTTTCTGGGAGCAGGATTTGGCGCAAGCCGCCCAAGCCATACAGCAGTTATTAGACAAAGGGATTCGTTTGCCTTATTTTAATTTGGAGGTAGTTTGCCAAAGGGCGCAGGAACTCAAGCACCCCGATATGGCACAGGTCTTGGCCTTTCAGCAAGCCATCAACACCCCGCCACCAATCAAGTAA